A genomic window from Ilyobacter polytropus DSM 2926 includes:
- a CDS encoding secondary thiamine-phosphate synthase enzyme YjbQ — translation MEIIELKTSGKCEMVDITKRIKEAVYKNRWNDGILVVFSMHTTGGITINESYDPDVQHDLIRALDKMVPDLNFRHMEGNSDAHLKTSLIGAESTLIVEKGELLLGTWQGVYFCEFDGGRERRVLLKFIGK, via the coding sequence ATGGAAATTATTGAGCTTAAGACTAGCGGAAAATGTGAGATGGTAGATATAACCAAAAGAATAAAAGAAGCAGTGTATAAAAACAGATGGAATGACGGAATCCTTGTGGTTTTTTCTATGCACACCACAGGAGGAATCACCATAAATGAATCCTATGACCCTGATGTGCAGCATGACCTTATAAGGGCCTTAGATAAGATGGTTCCTGATCTTAACTTCAGACATATGGAGGGCAACTCTGATGCTCACTTAAAAACCAGTTTGATAGGTGCAGAAAGCACTCTTATAGTAGAAAAAGGTGAACTTTTACTGGGAACCTGGCAGGGAGTTTATTTTTGTGAGTTTGACGGTGGAAGAGAAAGACGGGTTCTTTTGAAATTCATAGGTAAATAA
- a CDS encoding metal ABC transporter ATP-binding protein: MNNIIISVDKLNIAYNGIRILENISFDVATGDYIGIVGPNGSGKTTLVKTMVGIIKSSTGSIKYHNISPGEIGYLPQKSFKVDKTFPGKVREVVASGLLGKKRFPRYLSKKEWKNVDELLKKLKIEKLADKSIGNLSGGQQQRVLLARALVSQPKILFLDEPTSALDPKVRNEFYELLKEINLRENVTILFVSHDVGGIGKHTSKMLYLDRSLVFYGNYDEFCQSDKMTAYFGSISQHQFCWRHTHDH, translated from the coding sequence ATGAATAATATCATCATCTCTGTAGATAAACTTAACATAGCTTATAACGGAATCAGAATTCTGGAAAATATATCTTTTGATGTGGCCACAGGGGACTATATCGGCATCGTAGGGCCAAACGGTTCTGGAAAAACTACCCTTGTTAAAACCATGGTCGGAATAATAAAAAGTTCTACAGGAAGTATAAAATACCATAACATAAGTCCGGGAGAGATAGGTTACCTTCCACAGAAAAGTTTTAAGGTTGACAAGACTTTCCCAGGAAAAGTTAGAGAAGTAGTAGCTTCCGGACTTCTTGGAAAAAAGAGGTTTCCACGCTATCTTTCAAAAAAAGAATGGAAAAATGTAGATGAGCTTTTAAAAAAACTAAAAATAGAAAAATTAGCAGATAAATCCATAGGAAACCTTTCTGGAGGTCAGCAACAAAGGGTGCTCTTAGCCAGAGCTCTAGTATCACAACCTAAAATTTTATTCTTAGACGAGCCTACATCAGCTTTAGACCCAAAGGTAAGAAATGAGTTCTATGAACTTTTAAAAGAGATAAACTTAAGAGAGAATGTCACTATACTTTTTGTCTCCCACGATGTAGGAGGGATAGGGAAACATACCTCAAAAATGCTTTATCTGGACAGGTCTCTTGTTTTTTATGGAAATTATGATGAATTTTGCCAGTCAGATAAGATGACGGCTTACTTTGGCTCAATCTCACAACATCAATTTTGCTGGAGGCATACCCATGATCATTAA
- a CDS encoding metal ABC transporter solute-binding protein, Zn/Mn family, which translates to MNRFFITLLLTLFFTAFSFGKNIKVIATIFPNYDFARNIGKEKAEVTLLLPPGVEAHSYEPTPRDMVRITTSDILLYTGEDMEPWVHRMSKNLPSSVAVSDISQGIEKIKDGDHKDPHIWTDPVLAMKMADNITAAFIKTDPKNSEYYIENSRIYKNKLIRLHQKIDRELSELDKRDVVFSGHMVFGYFAKRYNLTFTTPYRSFSPDAEPTPRRMAELIKTIKKRGDSYIYFEELIDPKSAKLIARETQTKILLLHGVHNLSKEELKSGKGYIDIMEDNLKNLKRGLKNE; encoded by the coding sequence ATGAATAGATTTTTTATAACTTTGTTGCTTACGCTGTTTTTTACAGCTTTTTCCTTTGGAAAAAATATAAAAGTCATAGCCACAATATTTCCAAATTATGACTTTGCCAGAAATATAGGAAAAGAAAAGGCGGAAGTTACTCTTCTCTTGCCGCCTGGAGTAGAGGCTCACTCCTATGAGCCCACACCTAGAGATATGGTCAGGATAACTACCTCTGATATTTTACTCTATACAGGTGAAGACATGGAACCCTGGGTTCACAGAATGAGTAAAAATCTCCCCTCATCAGTTGCTGTATCTGACATCAGCCAGGGAATTGAGAAAATAAAAGACGGCGATCATAAAGACCCGCATATATGGACAGATCCAGTCCTTGCTATGAAGATGGCAGACAACATAACTGCAGCATTTATAAAGACAGATCCCAAAAACAGTGAATATTATATTGAAAATTCCAGAATTTACAAAAATAAACTTATAAGACTTCATCAGAAAATAGACAGAGAGCTGTCAGAGCTAGACAAAAGAGATGTTGTTTTCTCAGGACATATGGTCTTCGGATATTTTGCCAAGAGGTACAACCTGACCTTTACTACTCCTTACAGAAGTTTTTCTCCTGATGCAGAACCTACACCAAGGCGTATGGCAGAACTTATCAAAACTATAAAAAAACGTGGGGATTCTTATATTTATTTTGAAGAACTTATAGACCCCAAAAGTGCAAAGCTTATAGCCAGAGAAACCCAAACAAAAATTCTGCTTTTACATGGCGTCCATAATCTATCCAAAGAAGAGTTAAAATCCGGAAAGGGTTATATAGATATAATGGAAGATAACCTTAAAAATTTGAAAAGAGGTCTAAAAAATGAATAA
- a CDS encoding metal ABC transporter permease, whose amino-acid sequence MIINEITEALSFSFIQRAILSGIFISLSCSFLGPFLVLKNLSLIGDGLAHVAFATVALGIMLSLSPILVSVPLVIMASFLILKLNEKANIDGDAAIGLVSSLAVSLGVLIASLSKGFNVDLFSFLFGNILIITKGEIIMSGILCVTVVAGVILFYPDLFTITYDEEFAVSQGLNVRLLNQLLIILTSVTIALGIRIVGTMLISSLIVFPAVTALQVAKGFKSTLAFSALFSSTSVILGIFTSYILDIPTGATIVIINSIYFISAFVFKKIILKS is encoded by the coding sequence ATGATCATTAATGAAATAACAGAGGCACTGAGTTTCTCATTTATACAAAGGGCAATATTGTCAGGTATATTTATATCTCTTTCATGCTCTTTTTTAGGACCTTTCCTAGTACTGAAAAATCTTTCCCTTATAGGAGATGGTCTGGCTCATGTGGCCTTCGCAACAGTAGCTCTAGGGATAATGCTTTCTCTTTCACCTATACTGGTGTCTGTTCCGTTAGTCATAATGGCTTCTTTCCTTATACTGAAACTAAATGAAAAGGCAAATATCGACGGAGACGCGGCAATTGGTCTGGTTTCTTCCCTTGCAGTATCCCTAGGTGTACTTATAGCCAGTCTTTCAAAGGGCTTTAACGTGGACTTATTCAGTTTTCTTTTCGGTAACATTCTCATTATAACCAAAGGAGAAATAATCATGTCTGGGATCCTCTGTGTTACTGTTGTAGCAGGAGTTATCTTATTTTATCCTGATCTTTTCACAATAACTTATGATGAAGAGTTCGCTGTGTCACAAGGACTAAATGTAAGACTCTTAAATCAGCTCCTTATAATACTCACATCGGTCACAATAGCCCTAGGAATAAGAATCGTAGGAACCATGCTTATATCTTCTCTAATTGTATTCCCAGCAGTTACCGCGCTGCAGGTGGCCAAAGGCTTCAAGAGCACCCTTGCCTTTTCTGCCCTTTTTTCCTCTACATCTGTGATTTTAGGGATTTTCACCTCTTATATATTAGATATTCCTACTGGCGCCACCATAGTTATCATAAACTCAATCTATTTTATAAGTGCTTTTGTTTTTAAAAAAATTATATTAAAAAGCTAG
- a CDS encoding diguanylate cyclase domain-containing protein encodes MKKNISKKYYIIAAAIPIFFFAVLSFTFYSNMKNEIYSSNVHEREETIGKFLHYRSQTESFFNINEHILKGYIAYLKTHPQVRPEESDKYLSNLVQGDGHLIRNISTIKDTTIVSVFPKEGNESAVGIDLLDIPLQGEKVLEVKYKLKQILQGPLDLVQGGKGFIIRIPVVNDETGYWGQVSIVIDADQFMERALLSEKQNRLHIALFNDNTFRKNPFLGESSILKKDPIILDMEFSNTLWSAAIIPINGWERADDKIVLKFVVSILLTFLSATLLYNNIISRFKFKNEVIHDHLTGLYSRAFLDEFYQMAFEKAKRNNTKVLILLLDINKFKSINDTYGHKAGDEVLKLISDKLLKICRKSEAVFRLGGDEFLIIIPDIGDISDVKIIKERIRKAVTIDYQHQNKKIKIFSSIGSSVYPTDETDFDKLTHVADEDMYRQKTNSNNIS; translated from the coding sequence GTGAAAAAAAATATCTCTAAAAAATATTACATCATAGCAGCTGCAATTCCTATTTTTTTCTTCGCTGTATTGTCATTTACATTTTATTCTAATATGAAGAATGAGATCTACAGCAGTAATGTGCATGAAAGAGAGGAAACCATAGGTAAATTTCTTCACTACAGGTCTCAGACCGAGAGTTTTTTTAATATAAATGAGCATATACTAAAGGGTTATATAGCTTATTTAAAAACCCATCCTCAGGTTCGTCCAGAGGAATCTGACAAATATCTTTCCAATCTAGTACAGGGGGATGGGCATTTAATCAGAAATATATCAACCATCAAAGATACAACTATAGTATCGGTTTTTCCAAAAGAAGGAAATGAGTCAGCAGTGGGAATAGACCTTTTGGATATCCCCCTTCAAGGGGAAAAGGTCCTAGAAGTAAAATATAAGCTCAAGCAGATTCTACAGGGACCATTGGATCTCGTACAGGGTGGAAAAGGATTTATCATAAGAATTCCAGTAGTAAATGATGAGACAGGATACTGGGGACAGGTGAGTATAGTAATAGATGCTGACCAGTTTATGGAGAGGGCCCTTTTGTCTGAAAAACAGAACAGACTTCACATAGCACTTTTTAACGACAACACTTTTAGAAAAAATCCGTTTTTAGGTGAGAGCTCAATACTTAAAAAGGACCCTATTATACTTGACATGGAATTCAGCAATACCCTTTGGAGTGCTGCTATTATCCCGATAAACGGTTGGGAAAGAGCAGATGATAAAATTGTATTAAAATTTGTCGTGTCGATTTTACTGACCTTTTTGTCGGCAACGCTTCTTTACAACAATATAATTTCGAGATTCAAATTTAAAAATGAAGTGATTCATGATCACCTTACAGGACTTTATAGCAGAGCTTTCCTTGATGAGTTCTACCAGATGGCATTTGAAAAGGCCAAGAGAAATAATACCAAAGTCCTCATACTACTTTTAGATATAAATAAATTTAAAAGTATAAATGACACCTATGGACACAAGGCAGGAGACGAGGTATTGAAGCTGATCTCAGACAAGCTACTGAAAATATGTAGAAAGTCTGAGGCAGTATTTAGACTGGGAGGAGACGAATTTCTTATTATTATCCCGGATATAGGGGATATCTCAGATGTAAAAATTATAAAAGAAAGAATAAGAAAAGCCGTAACAATAGATTACCAGCATCAGAATAAAAAAATTAAAATCTTCTCTAGTATCGGAAGTTCAGTTTATCCAACAGATGAAACTGATTTCGACAAACTGACCCATGTTGCAGACGAAGATATGTACAGACAAAAGACTAACTCAAATAATATTAGTTAA
- a CDS encoding HD domain-containing phosphohydrolase → MIKKKPAGIWQKILNYKKETQEKLDFYGGTVFSSIYMKISLGIIAAIIVINLSAFSMLNNYSEEYFENEYIDNFSSTLSSLNWSTSVLLENYDIATLQRQIEDAGSYPDIDTIRVYSPDQTVIASNYQEEIGKKIPEPSVKEIINKNKFRHIDSDFKEGKLNIAMPIKGAEYSRINNSDISGVFFLKSNVDNAMIELKNSKIYFLEKTVALGITLLIFMIIILTKILFIPISKINRAISSISSGKFNHNIDYNSKNEMGYLITEFNSMAYKLHQRDSLLKEHNQNLEKKVDERTKELKLTQEVTINSLAYLAEMRDNETGNHILRTKRYVKALAEHLKDHPRFREALTNKNIELISKSAPLHDIGKVGISDAILLKPGRYTDEEFEIMKKHTIYGRDAIIKSEKKNGVNTFLKFAEEISYCHHEKFDGSGYPKGISGEDIPLSARLMTIADIYDALISKRVYKKAFTHEEAVKIITEGDGRTSPEHFDPDILKAFTDIQDQFHKIYLELKED, encoded by the coding sequence ATGATCAAGAAAAAACCTGCCGGTATTTGGCAAAAAATTTTAAACTACAAAAAAGAGACTCAGGAGAAACTCGACTTCTACGGAGGTACAGTTTTTTCTTCTATATATATGAAAATATCCCTCGGAATTATAGCTGCCATAATAGTTATCAATTTATCGGCTTTTTCCATGCTGAATAACTATTCAGAAGAATATTTTGAAAATGAATATATCGACAATTTTTCCTCTACTCTGTCAAGCCTCAACTGGTCTACCTCTGTCTTACTAGAAAACTATGATATTGCTACCCTCCAGAGACAGATAGAAGACGCAGGTTCCTATCCAGATATTGATACCATCCGTGTCTATAGCCCTGACCAGACAGTTATCGCCTCAAATTATCAGGAAGAAATCGGAAAAAAAATACCTGAGCCATCAGTGAAAGAGATCATCAATAAAAATAAATTTAGACACATTGACTCTGATTTTAAAGAAGGAAAACTCAACATAGCCATGCCTATAAAGGGGGCTGAGTATAGCCGAATAAACAACTCAGATATAAGTGGGGTATTTTTTTTAAAGTCAAATGTGGACAATGCAATGATAGAGCTCAAAAATTCCAAAATTTATTTTTTGGAAAAAACTGTGGCACTGGGTATCACACTGCTTATTTTTATGATCATTATCCTCACAAAGATTTTGTTTATTCCCATATCAAAAATAAACAGGGCAATAAGTTCAATCTCTAGTGGAAAATTCAACCACAATATCGATTATAATTCTAAAAATGAGATGGGATACCTTATCACCGAGTTCAACTCCATGGCCTACAAACTCCACCAGAGAGACTCACTCTTAAAAGAGCATAACCAGAACCTGGAAAAGAAAGTAGATGAACGTACCAAAGAACTTAAACTCACACAGGAGGTTACTATAAACAGCCTTGCATACTTAGCTGAGATGCGTGACAACGAAACAGGAAACCATATTCTGAGGACCAAAAGATACGTAAAAGCCTTGGCTGAACACTTAAAAGATCATCCTAGATTCAGAGAAGCTCTCACAAACAAAAACATCGAGCTGATTTCAAAGTCTGCTCCTCTTCATGATATAGGTAAGGTGGGTATATCAGATGCCATCCTATTAAAGCCAGGAAGGTATACTGACGAGGAGTTTGAAATAATGAAAAAACACACTATTTATGGAAGAGATGCCATTATCAAATCCGAGAAAAAAAACGGAGTAAACACTTTTTTAAAGTTTGCAGAAGAGATCTCCTACTGCCATCATGAAAAATTTGACGGTTCCGGTTATCCTAAGGGGATCTCCGGGGAAGATATTCCCCTGTCTGCTAGGCTCATGACAATAGCTGATATCTACGATGCCCTTATCAGCAAAAGAGTTTATAAAAAAGCATTCACCCATGAGGAAGCTGTAAAAATAATAACAGAAGGTGATGGCAGAACGTCACCTGAACATTTCGATCCGGACATTCTAAAGGCCTTTACTGATATACAGGATCAATTTCATAAAATATATCTCGAATTAAAAGAGGATTGA
- a CDS encoding ABC transporter substrate-binding protein has protein sequence MKIKNILFPFIFGFTIILFASCFKEKKPIRIAANNWPSCELWYIAEEQGYFEDVPVEIVRFTKWSDSMASLYLGKTDLVHSTYFNAVYHAGKGEKSKIILMTETIFGNQGLVVNKEIQSASDLKGKKIAVEIDRDEHYLLYKFLRKNNMSENDIELVSVSSFEEASKLFIDGKVDAAVTYEPYVSTAVDKVNGNLLMQSNRKLMSTDVILAREKSLDKRPEDYSKLVKAWYKAQEFVKNNPEKGYQIMASKEKITVNEFKKFYEKFIFFSIDENMEELSSGKIDEELKNLNQFMIESKLTKKKIDTRKLYDSTVVKMVKGDI, from the coding sequence ATGAAAATTAAGAATATCTTGTTCCCTTTTATATTTGGGTTTACTATTATTTTGTTTGCTTCCTGCTTCAAAGAGAAAAAACCCATCAGAATCGCGGCCAACAACTGGCCTTCGTGTGAACTTTGGTATATTGCAGAAGAACAAGGATATTTTGAAGATGTTCCTGTGGAAATAGTAAGATTTACAAAATGGTCAGACTCTATGGCATCACTTTACCTGGGGAAAACCGATCTTGTTCATTCCACATATTTCAATGCTGTATATCACGCAGGAAAAGGTGAAAAGTCAAAGATAATACTCATGACAGAAACCATCTTTGGAAACCAGGGACTGGTTGTCAATAAAGAGATTCAGAGTGCCAGTGACTTAAAGGGGAAAAAAATAGCAGTAGAAATTGATAGAGATGAACACTATTTACTGTACAAGTTCCTCAGAAAGAATAATATGAGTGAAAATGATATTGAGCTTGTCTCTGTTTCCTCCTTTGAAGAAGCCTCAAAACTCTTTATAGATGGAAAAGTAGATGCAGCCGTTACCTATGAACCCTATGTAAGCACTGCAGTTGATAAGGTAAATGGAAATCTACTCATGCAAAGCAACCGAAAGTTGATGTCCACCGATGTGATTTTAGCCAGAGAAAAATCTCTAGACAAAAGGCCTGAGGACTATTCAAAACTGGTAAAGGCCTGGTACAAGGCACAGGAATTTGTGAAAAACAACCCAGAAAAGGGCTATCAAATAATGGCTTCTAAAGAAAAAATTACAGTAAATGAATTCAAAAAATTCTATGAAAAGTTCATATTTTTTTCTATAGATGAAAACATGGAAGAACTTTCTTCTGGAAAAATAGATGAAGAACTGAAAAATTTAAACCAATTTATGATTGAAAGTAAACTAACAAAGAAAAAAATCGACACTAGAAAGCTCTACGACAGCACTGTTGTCAAAATGGTCAAAGGAGATATTTAA